A stretch of the Haloarcula ordinaria genome encodes the following:
- a CDS encoding ABC transporter permease, producing the protein MEWDKLLRVAKWEVTKNAGGVDRRTVAIMALSIVAMGAVAAIAVSGGGAALDDGLYRVGVDESSPFYDVAAEDGTFVVQEPDPAAVERRDQELLFRGPSLLSVPRTPKERAALDEFRSSTERYNDRTLARDDNQTAAFPVSVTVVYREQSGTDVFDPRDDSDGGSDGGGDGGSGGSDGGSGDGAASGGSGGRTGDGTAGGGGASLSGLGARLTGGVTGGTPSDISPPFPFESLVLAFLYIVPMNFVIQAYGSSMLSERLNRRGELLLVTPASRGDIIAGKTLPYLLGALGVATVITATLRFGGLAPGGSPISVLAVVPLAMLFLAATFCGAMFARSFKELTFVTVTITVSLTSYAFVPAIFTDITPIALISPLTLVVMDLTGQAISPAAFTFSTLPPLVTALVLFGLGAGLYREEDMFTQRPIPLKVLDALSGRIKSRRSAAKMSVILLPFVVVAELVAIAFLFILDSVSLNLFGTNQTLGVLLILGVVAVVEEVAKSLHIYAGYDAARYERTIRSALGLGVLSGLGFFLAEKGLLIARLSNLESLPIGEAALQGATPPAGVPLWLVALLFLLAPLVLHTVTAALSAIGATRGRTGYVAGLGAAVVVHFAYNLTVVTSLV; encoded by the coding sequence ATGGAGTGGGACAAGCTCCTGCGGGTCGCGAAGTGGGAGGTGACGAAGAACGCCGGCGGCGTCGACAGACGAACCGTCGCCATCATGGCGCTCTCCATCGTCGCGATGGGCGCCGTCGCCGCCATCGCCGTCAGCGGCGGCGGCGCGGCACTCGACGACGGCCTCTACCGCGTCGGGGTCGACGAGTCGAGTCCGTTCTACGACGTCGCGGCCGAGGACGGGACGTTCGTCGTCCAGGAGCCGGACCCCGCGGCTGTCGAGCGGCGGGACCAGGAGCTTCTCTTCCGTGGCCCCAGTCTGTTGAGTGTCCCACGGACTCCCAAGGAACGGGCCGCGCTCGACGAGTTCCGGTCGAGTACGGAGCGGTACAACGACCGGACGCTCGCCCGCGACGACAACCAGACGGCCGCGTTCCCCGTTTCGGTGACCGTCGTCTACCGGGAACAGTCCGGCACCGACGTGTTCGACCCGCGTGACGATAGCGACGGCGGCAGTGACGGCGGGGGCGACGGTGGCAGTGGCGGCAGCGACGGCGGGAGCGGTGATGGAGCAGCATCTGGCGGAAGCGGCGGACGTACCGGTGACGGCACCGCGGGCGGTGGTGGAGCGAGCCTGAGCGGCCTGGGTGCCCGGCTGACCGGTGGGGTGACCGGCGGCACGCCCTCCGACATCTCGCCACCATTCCCGTTCGAGTCGCTGGTCCTCGCCTTCCTCTACATCGTCCCGATGAACTTCGTCATCCAGGCCTACGGGTCGTCGATGCTCTCGGAGCGGTTGAACCGCCGAGGCGAACTGCTGCTCGTGACCCCCGCATCCCGGGGCGACATCATCGCGGGCAAGACGCTCCCGTATCTCCTCGGGGCCCTCGGGGTCGCGACGGTCATCACCGCGACGCTTCGCTTCGGCGGGCTCGCCCCCGGTGGGAGTCCCATCTCCGTCCTTGCTGTGGTCCCGCTCGCGATGCTCTTCCTCGCGGCGACGTTCTGCGGGGCGATGTTCGCCCGGTCGTTCAAGGAACTGACCTTCGTGACGGTCACCATCACCGTCTCGCTGACCTCCTACGCGTTCGTCCCGGCTATCTTCACGGACATCACGCCCATCGCGCTCATCTCGCCGTTGACGCTGGTCGTGATGGACCTCACCGGCCAGGCCATCAGCCCCGCAGCGTTCACCTTCTCGACGCTGCCACCGCTGGTGACGGCGCTCGTCCTGTTCGGCCTCGGGGCGGGGCTCTACCGCGAGGAGGACATGTTCACCCAGCGCCCCATTCCGCTGAAGGTGTTAGACGCGCTCTCGGGGCGCATCAAGTCCCGGCGGAGCGCGGCGAAGATGAGCGTCATCCTCCTGCCGTTCGTCGTCGTCGCGGAACTCGTCGCCATCGCGTTCCTCTTCATCCTCGACTCCGTGTCGCTGAACCTCTTTGGCACCAACCAGACGCTCGGCGTCCTGCTCATCCTGGGCGTCGTCGCCGTCGTCGAGGAAGTGGCGAAGAGCCTCCACATCTACGCTGGGTACGACGCCGCGCGGTACGAGCGGACGATTCGGTCCGCACTCGGCCTGGGCGTGCTCTCTGGACTTGGATTCTTCCTCGCCGAGAAAGGGCTGCTCATCGCCCGGCTGTCGAACTTAGAGAGTCTGCCCATCGGCGAGGCGGCGCTCCAGGGGGCGACGCCCCCTGCCGGCGTCCCGTTGTGGCTCGTGGCGTTACTGTTCTTGCTGGCCCCGCTCGTGTTGCACACGGTGACGGCCGCGCTGTCGGCCATTGGGGCGACGCGCGGGCGTACGGGGTACGTCGCCGGCCTCGGAGCGGCCGTCGTGGTTCACTTCGCCTACAACCTCACGGTGGTGACCAGCCTTGTCTGA